One genomic segment of Flagellimonas marinaquae includes these proteins:
- a CDS encoding WbqC family protein: MKILLHPSYFPSIATFAAIAQYEVLWEAHDNFQKQTYRNRCYISTDKGKHMLNIPIKHVGGKEGRQKYADVVMENSYNWKKEHWRTLETAYRTSPFFEFYEDDLKTLFTGPDESLFRFNQKTISCIADCIGIKVPNETTDRYQTAPKNLIDARFLVNAKKEQVWEMETYTQVFEERHDFIPNLSVLDLLFNEGTNTLSYLKSFPLDLNPHA, translated from the coding sequence TTGAAAATTCTGTTGCACCCATCTTATTTTCCGAGTATTGCCACCTTTGCAGCTATTGCTCAATATGAAGTTCTTTGGGAAGCGCACGACAATTTTCAAAAACAGACGTATAGAAATCGCTGCTATATTTCCACGGACAAAGGCAAACACATGCTCAATATCCCAATTAAACACGTTGGCGGTAAAGAAGGGCGTCAAAAATATGCCGATGTTGTTATGGAAAACAGCTACAATTGGAAAAAGGAGCATTGGCGCACCTTGGAGACAGCCTATCGGACCTCTCCCTTTTTCGAGTTTTATGAAGATGACCTAAAAACACTCTTTACCGGACCCGACGAATCACTTTTCCGTTTCAACCAAAAGACGATTTCTTGTATTGCGGACTGTATCGGAATCAAAGTGCCGAACGAAACAACAGATCGATACCAAACAGCGCCTAAAAACCTAATAGATGCCCGTTTTTTGGTCAATGCCAAAAAAGAACAGGTATGGGAGATGGAAACATACACACAAGTATTTGAGGAACGCCATGATTTTATCCCCAATTTGAGTGTGCTGGACCTTTTGTTCAACGAAGGTACCAATACCCTGAGTTATCTAAAAAGCTTCCCTTTAGATCTTAACCCACATGCTTAG